The following DNA comes from Planctomycetia bacterium.
CCCGACCCAGCCGTGGTAGCCGTGCTTGAGGACGATTTCCATCATCTTCTTGTAGTCGGTCTCGATGCAGTTGCCGTCGGCGTCGAAGTCGTGGCTCTTGGCGCTCACGGCCTTGGCATACGGCATCATCTCGTCCGTCCCCTTGTAGCGGTCGTATGTTTTGCCGTCGCCAAGGTTGAAATTGCCGAAGTCCGGCAGCGTCCCGCAATTGGGGTGATCGACCAGCTTCATCACGCCGGCCAACCAACTGCCGTCCGAACTCAGGCCGCCGTGGTTTTCGACGATCACGCCGATCCCATGGCTCGCCCCGTACTCGCTCAACTGCCGCAGGCCATCGGCGGCCAGCTTTTGCTGTTCCTCGAAGGTCCCCTCGGCGTGGGCGTTTACCCGGATCGAGTGGCAACCGAGGAACTTGGCCGCGTCGACCCATTGGTGGTGGTTCTTGACGGCCTTCTTCCGCTCGGCTTCGTCCGGATCGCCGAGGTGCCCTTCCCCGTCGATCATGATCAGCACGTGGGCCACGCCCAGGTCGTCGCCGCGCTGCTTGAGGTCGGCCAGGTACTTGGTGTCTTTGGC
Coding sequences within:
- a CDS encoding TIM barrel protein, with translation MPTSLDRRDFVKAAGATGLGLALGSLTATRGLAFPGDKEPLYKISLAEWSLHRALGEKKLDNLDFSKVAKEEFGIEGVEYVNQFFKNKAKDTKYLADLKQRGDDLGVAHVLIMIDGEGHLGDPDEAERKKAVKNHHQWVDAAKFLGCHSIRVNAHAEGTFEEQQKLAADGLRQLSEYGASHGIGVIVENHGGLSSDGSWLAGVMKLVDHPNCGTLPDFGNFNLGDGKTYDRYKGTDEMMPYAKAVSAKSHDFDADGNCIETDYKKMMEIVLKHGYHGWVGIEYEGSKISEPDGIKATKKLLEKVRDELS